Proteins co-encoded in one Setaria viridis chromosome 9, Setaria_viridis_v4.0, whole genome shotgun sequence genomic window:
- the LOC117837003 gene encoding protein NRT1/ PTR FAMILY 8.3 isoform X1 — protein sequence MRGDSISEAQQDERQPLLPLLHATPTPQDYESYTCNGSVDIRGNPASKNDTGKWRACYSILGGEFCGALAYYGVGTNLVSYLTKVQQQSNVVAASNIASWQGTSYLTPLLGAFLADSYWGRHRTIVISLTTFTIGMILLTLSAIVPTSTNTVVMPLQHTLPFLGLFLTALGLGGIWPCVPTFGADQFDDTDRAEKAQKEIYYNWYYFAVNGGFFIASTVLVWIQDNWGWGLGFGIPTLFSVIGIVGFLSSMKLYRYQRPGGSALTRICQVLVAATRKINVDVPNGSSLLYEMPGKESAILGSRKLMHTDGQRFFDRAATITSSDERFLDAPNPWKLCTVTQVEEMKILARMMPVLLAGIIFNTAEAFFPLFIEQGEVMDNQIDNFSIPPASVTTFNCLCILILAPAYNKVLMPMVSKITGTKRGLSDLQRIGVGMFFAMLSMVSAAIVEMVRLDIAMKTGLVHQSAAVPMNILWQAPQYFLVGVAKVFSVVGFIEFAYEQSPDAMRSLCQACSLIMVTLGSYLVSVMLMFINSITEGRGSHGWIPVNLNEGRLDQLFWLMAGLQLLNLLAFAYCAMRYKRKLAT from the exons GACTATGAATCATATACATGCAATGGATCTGTTGATATCAGAGGCAATCCAGCATCTAAAAACGATACAGGGAAATGGAGAGCCTGCTACTCAATTCTAG GTGGTGAATTTTGTGGCGCACTGGCGTACTATGGAGTTGGGACAAATCTTGTGAGCTACCTGACCAAGGTGCAGCAGCAAAGCAACGTTGTTGCAGCTAGCAATATTGCTTCCTGGCAAGGCACCAGCTATCTTACTCCCCTTCTTGGAGCATTCTTGGCAGATTCATATTGGGGAAGACACCGAACAATCGTGATTTCGCTGACGACATTTACAATT GGAATGATTTTACTCACGCTTTCTGCAATTGTTCCAACAAGCACCAATACAGTGGTGATGCCCCTGCAGCACACCTTGCCTTTCCTGGGCCTATTCCTGACTGCTCTGGGCTTAGGTGGCATATGGCCTTGTGTACCAACATTTGGAGCTGATCAGTTCGATGATACCGATAGGGCAGAGAAGGCACAAAAAGAGATCTACTACAACTGGTATTACTTTGCTGTCAATGGAGGTTTCTTCATCGCGAGCACGGTCCTAGTGTGGATTCAGGACAACTGGGGATGGGGATTGGGTTTCGGGATCCCTACATTGTTTTCAGTTATTGGAATTGTTGGATTCCTTTCTAGTATGAAACTGTACAGGTACCAGAGACCTGGAGGAAGCGCGCTTACTAGGATTTGTCAGGTTCTGGTTGCAGCCACTCGCAAGATCAATGTGGATGTGCCCAATGGTAGCTCTTTACTATATGAAATGCCGGGGAAGGAATCAGCAATTCTGGGGAGCAGGAAGCTGATGCACACTGATGGACAAAG GTTCTTTGATCGAGCTGCCACCATCACTTCCTCCGATGAAAGGTTTCTTGACGCACCAAATCCATGGAAGCTTTGCACCGTGACCCAAGTGGAGGAGATGAAGATCTTGGCAAGAATGATGCCTGTCCTTCTTGCTGGCATAATCTTTAACACAGCAGAAGCATTCTTCCCGCTGTTCATTGAACAAGGAGAGGTCATGGACAACCAGATAGATAATTTCTCTATACCCCCAGCCTCTGTGACAACCTTCAACTGCCTCTGCATTCTCATCTTGGCACCAGCGTACAACAAGGTTCTCATGCCTATGGTGAGCAAGATCACTGGTACGAAGCGAGGACTGTCAGACCTGCAACGCATCGGTGTCGGTATGTTTTTCGCAATGCTATCAATGGTATCAGCTGCAATAGTTGAGATGGTGCGTCTTGACATTGCAATGAAGACAGGCCTAGTGCACCAGAGTGCTGCGGTTCCCATGAATATCCTGTGGCAGGCACCACAATACTTCTTAGTAGGTGTCGCAAAGGTGTTCAGCGTGGTCGGTTTCATCGAATTTGCATATGAGCAGTCACCAGATGCCATGAGAAGCTTGTGCCAGGCTTGCTCTCTCATAATGGTCACGCTTGGGAGCTACCTTGTTTCTGTTATGTTAATGTTTATCAATTCAATAACAGAGGGAAGAGGGAGCCATGGTTGGATCCCAGTGAACCTGAATGAAGGGCGTCTTGATCAGTTATTCTGGTTGATGGCAGGATTGCAGCTGCTGAACCTTCTTGCATTTGCGTATTGTGCCATGAGGTACAAGCGCAAACTTGCTACATAA
- the LOC117837003 gene encoding protein NRT1/ PTR FAMILY 8.3 isoform X2 encodes MKGGSITMEELDGLHLPLLHGSPSQDYESYTCNGSVDIRGNPASKNDTGKWRACYSILGGEFCGALAYYGVGTNLVSYLTKVQQQSNVVAASNIASWQGTSYLTPLLGAFLADSYWGRHRTIVISLTTFTIGMILLTLSAIVPTSTNTVVMPLQHTLPFLGLFLTALGLGGIWPCVPTFGADQFDDTDRAEKAQKEIYYNWYYFAVNGGFFIASTVLVWIQDNWGWGLGFGIPTLFSVIGIVGFLSSMKLYRYQRPGGSALTRICQVLVAATRKINVDVPNGSSLLYEMPGKESAILGSRKLMHTDGQRFFDRAATITSSDERFLDAPNPWKLCTVTQVEEMKILARMMPVLLAGIIFNTAEAFFPLFIEQGEVMDNQIDNFSIPPASVTTFNCLCILILAPAYNKVLMPMVSKITGTKRGLSDLQRIGVGMFFAMLSMVSAAIVEMVRLDIAMKTGLVHQSAAVPMNILWQAPQYFLVGVAKVFSVVGFIEFAYEQSPDAMRSLCQACSLIMVTLGSYLVSVMLMFINSITEGRGSHGWIPVNLNEGRLDQLFWLMAGLQLLNLLAFAYCAMRYKRKLAT; translated from the exons ATGAAGGGTGGTTCCATCACTATGGAAGAGCTGGATGGACTTCATCTTCCCCTTCTCCATGGCAGCCCTTCGCAG GACTATGAATCATATACATGCAATGGATCTGTTGATATCAGAGGCAATCCAGCATCTAAAAACGATACAGGGAAATGGAGAGCCTGCTACTCAATTCTAG GTGGTGAATTTTGTGGCGCACTGGCGTACTATGGAGTTGGGACAAATCTTGTGAGCTACCTGACCAAGGTGCAGCAGCAAAGCAACGTTGTTGCAGCTAGCAATATTGCTTCCTGGCAAGGCACCAGCTATCTTACTCCCCTTCTTGGAGCATTCTTGGCAGATTCATATTGGGGAAGACACCGAACAATCGTGATTTCGCTGACGACATTTACAATT GGAATGATTTTACTCACGCTTTCTGCAATTGTTCCAACAAGCACCAATACAGTGGTGATGCCCCTGCAGCACACCTTGCCTTTCCTGGGCCTATTCCTGACTGCTCTGGGCTTAGGTGGCATATGGCCTTGTGTACCAACATTTGGAGCTGATCAGTTCGATGATACCGATAGGGCAGAGAAGGCACAAAAAGAGATCTACTACAACTGGTATTACTTTGCTGTCAATGGAGGTTTCTTCATCGCGAGCACGGTCCTAGTGTGGATTCAGGACAACTGGGGATGGGGATTGGGTTTCGGGATCCCTACATTGTTTTCAGTTATTGGAATTGTTGGATTCCTTTCTAGTATGAAACTGTACAGGTACCAGAGACCTGGAGGAAGCGCGCTTACTAGGATTTGTCAGGTTCTGGTTGCAGCCACTCGCAAGATCAATGTGGATGTGCCCAATGGTAGCTCTTTACTATATGAAATGCCGGGGAAGGAATCAGCAATTCTGGGGAGCAGGAAGCTGATGCACACTGATGGACAAAG GTTCTTTGATCGAGCTGCCACCATCACTTCCTCCGATGAAAGGTTTCTTGACGCACCAAATCCATGGAAGCTTTGCACCGTGACCCAAGTGGAGGAGATGAAGATCTTGGCAAGAATGATGCCTGTCCTTCTTGCTGGCATAATCTTTAACACAGCAGAAGCATTCTTCCCGCTGTTCATTGAACAAGGAGAGGTCATGGACAACCAGATAGATAATTTCTCTATACCCCCAGCCTCTGTGACAACCTTCAACTGCCTCTGCATTCTCATCTTGGCACCAGCGTACAACAAGGTTCTCATGCCTATGGTGAGCAAGATCACTGGTACGAAGCGAGGACTGTCAGACCTGCAACGCATCGGTGTCGGTATGTTTTTCGCAATGCTATCAATGGTATCAGCTGCAATAGTTGAGATGGTGCGTCTTGACATTGCAATGAAGACAGGCCTAGTGCACCAGAGTGCTGCGGTTCCCATGAATATCCTGTGGCAGGCACCACAATACTTCTTAGTAGGTGTCGCAAAGGTGTTCAGCGTGGTCGGTTTCATCGAATTTGCATATGAGCAGTCACCAGATGCCATGAGAAGCTTGTGCCAGGCTTGCTCTCTCATAATGGTCACGCTTGGGAGCTACCTTGTTTCTGTTATGTTAATGTTTATCAATTCAATAACAGAGGGAAGAGGGAGCCATGGTTGGATCCCAGTGAACCTGAATGAAGGGCGTCTTGATCAGTTATTCTGGTTGATGGCAGGATTGCAGCTGCTGAACCTTCTTGCATTTGCGTATTGTGCCATGAGGTACAAGCGCAAACTTGCTACATAA